In Harpia harpyja isolate bHarHar1 chromosome Z, bHarHar1 primary haplotype, whole genome shotgun sequence, a single window of DNA contains:
- the CELSR3 gene encoding cadherin EGF LAG seven-pass G-type receptor 3 isoform X2, giving the protein MAAEEPVAAPSRRRRCWRRRHRGPPPPPPLLLPLLLMLPLFPPGLGAVAPPAAGWGPPARGGCPAAVPCWAAAAAPPGLAAAPRRRSPSRCPPRAAPPRPLPFPSPSPSPGRRGRRAAPNRHPLFPQYNYQAEVAENQPAGTAVVAVAAQDPDGGEAGRLVYSMDALMNSRSRELFSIDPRAGLITTTQALDRESMELHYFRVTAADHGAPRLSATTMVAIAVADRNDHDPVFEQGEYRETIRENVEEGYPILQLRATDVDSPPNANIRYRFVNERAAHAVFEIDPRSGLITTSGPVDREKMERYSLVVEANDQGREPGPRSATVKVYITVLDENDNTPQFSEKRYIVQVREDIRPHTEILRVTATDLDKDNNALVHYNIISGNSRGQFSIDSITGEIQVVAPLDFEVEREYALRIRAQDAGRPPLSNNTGMASIQVVDINDHAPIFVSTPFQISVLENAPLGHSVIHIQAVDADYGENSRLEYKLTGVSADTPFVVNSATGWITVSGPLDRESVEHYFFGVEARDHGSPSLSASASVTITVMDVNDNRPEFTQKEYFIRLNEDAAVGTSVLSVTAIDRDVNSAITYQITGGNTRNRFSISTQGGMGLITLSLPLDYKQERRYVLTVTASDRTLRDNCHVHINITDANTHRPVFQSAHYSVSINEDRPVGSTVVVISATDDDVGENARITYYLEDNVPQFRIDPDSGAITLQAGLDYEDQVTYTLAITAKDNGIPQKADTTYVEIMVNDVNDNAPQFVSPHYQGMISEDAPPFTSVLQISATDRDAHTNGRVQYTFQNGEDGDGDFTIEPTSGIIRTVRRLDRENVPVYELTAYAVDRGIPPQRTPVHIQVTIQDVNDNAPVFPAEEFEVLVKENSIVGSVVAQITAIDPDEGPNAQIMYQIVEGNIPEIFQMDIFSGELTALIDLDYETKPEYVIVVQATSAPLVSRATVHIKLIDQNDNSPVLKNFQILFNNYVSNKSNTFPSGVIGKVPAYDPDVSDRLFYTFERGNELHLLIVNQSSGELRLSRKLDNNRPLVASMLMTVTDGIHSVTAQCVLRVIIITEDMLANSITVRLENMWQERFLSPLLSTFLEGVATVLATPKEDIFIFNIQNDTDVGGTVLNVSFSALAPRGGRYFSSEELQEQLYMKRMALTGASMLEVLPFDDNVCLREPCQNYMKCISVLKFDSSAPFIASPSTLFRPIHPITGLRCRCPQGFTGDYCETEINLCYSNPCLNGGICTRKEGGYTCVCRQHFSGENCEVDSRSGRCVPGVCRNGGTCTNGADGGFHCQCPAGGFETPFCEVSTRSFPPRSFVMFRGLRQRFHLTLALSFSTVEPSGLLLYNGRLNERHDFLAVEIIQGQVQLKYSTGESSTVVSPYLPGGVSDGQWHTLQLRYYNKPKVSALGVVQGPSKDKVAILTVDECDASVALQFGSEIGNYSCAAEGVQTSSKKSLDLTGPLLLGGVPNLPENFPVTHRDFVGCMRDLYIDSKRIDLASYIANNGTAAGCHAKHTFCDSSPCKNGGTCSVSWGTYSCLCPVGFGGKDCRHPMHHAHYFQGNSVLTWDFKTDVKISVPWYLGLAFRTRQPDGVLLQAHAGQYTTLLCQLAGGLLSFMVSRGSGRSTSLLLDQLWLSDGRWHDLQLELRDVHSGRDSRYVITLTLDFGLYQDTVVVGNELHGLKVKHLHVGGVLGSGEVQNGLRGCIQGVRLGDSITGTVLPKPSHALRVEAGCSVPSPCDSSPCPANSVCKDEWQSYSCVCQPGYYGGDCVDVCHLNPCKNKSVCRRKPGSPLGYVCECGGNFFGQYCEHRMDQQCPKGWWGNPTCGPCNCDVNKGFDPDCNKTNGQCHCKDFHYRPKGSDTCLPCDCYPVGSTSRSCDKETGRCHCRPGVIGRQCNSCDSPFAEVTPSGCEVLYDGCPKSLKAGVWWPQTKFGFSAAVLCPKGSLGLRGAGAAIRHCDEEKGWLEPDLFNCTSPAFKELSMLLEGLERNETELNTIEAKKLAHRLRAVTDHMDHYFGNDVHITFRLLSRLMAFESRQRGFGLTATQDAHFNENLLRAGSSVLAPENREHWAMLPHSEHGSASLMEQLRDYSGTLASNMKLTYLNPVGVVTPNIMLSIDRMENHSHIRRRYPRYHSSLFRGQPAWDPHTHVVLPLSVLSPPKAEAAPTAVPTLAGGEGNYTVENSSPRQALPEPEPALTVIILIMYRTLGGLLPARYQVDRRSVRLPKNPVMNSPIVSVSVFSNHTFLRGPLDTPLVLEFHLLETANRSKPLCVQWNHSNPTNPSGFWTARDCELVYRNTTHVHCQCSQFGTFGVLMDSSHREQLEGDLETLAIVTYSLVSLSLVALLLTFSFLTCLKGLKSNTRGIHSNISVTLFFSELLFLLGINRTENQFLCTVIAILLHCFFLSTFAWLFVQGLHIYRMQTEARNVNFGAMRFYYAIGWGVPAIITGLAVGLDPEGYGNPDFCWISIHDKLMNGVMFLLVAKMSCSPGQKETKKKSVLMTLRSSFVLLLVISTTWLFGLLAVNNSVLAFHYLYTVLCSLQGLAVLVLFCVLNEEVREAWKLACLGKKGQSEEATRSTQGPNAYNNTALFEESGLIRITLGASTISSVSSVRSARTHSSQRAYLRDNVTARQGSALDHSLLSHAGPTDIDVAMFHRDAGGDQDSDSDSDLSLDEERSLSIPSSESEENVRLRGRFQRQFKRAAHSERLLTNPANTTPKGKSQGL; this is encoded by the exons ATGGCGGCGGAGGAGCCGGTGGCCgccccgagccgccgccgccgctgctggcGCCGCCGCCatcgggggccgccgccgccgccgccgctgctgctgccgctgctgctgatGCTCCCTTTGTTCCCCCCCGGGCTGGGGGCCGTcgcgccgccggcggcgggctgGGGGCCGCCGGCCCgcgggggctgccccgccgccgtgccgtgctgggcggcggcggcggctcccccggGGCTGGCcgcggcgccgcgccgccggtCCCCGtcgcgctgcccgccccgcgccgccccgccgcgcccgctccccttcccgtccccgtccccgtccccggggcggcggggtcGGCGCGCAGCCCCCAACCGCCACCCGCTGTTCCCCCAGTATAACTACCAGGCGGAGGTGGCGGAGAACCAGCCGGCGGGGACGGcggtggtggcggtggcggcCCAGGACCCCGAcgggggcgaggcggggcggcTGGTGTACTCCATGGACGCCCTGATGAACAGCCGCTCGCGGGAGCTCTTCAGCATCGACCCGCGGGCCGGGCTCATCACCACCACGCAGGCCCTCGACCGCGAGAGCATGGAGCTGCACTACTTCCGCGTGACGGCCGCCGACCACGGGGCGCCCCGGCTCTCCGCCACCACCATGGTGGCCATCGCCGTGGCCGACCGCAACGATCACGACCCCGTCTTCGAGCAGGGCGAGTACCGGGAGACCATCCGGGAGAACGTGGAGGAGGGATACCCCATCCTGCAGCTGCGGGCCACCGACGTCGACTCCCCGCCCAACGCCAACATCCGCTACCGCTTCGTCAACGAGCGGGCCGCCCACGCCGTCTTCGAGATCGACCCCCGCTCCGGCCTCATCACCACCAGCGGGCCGGTGGACAGGGAGAAGATGGAGAGGTACTCCTTGGTGGTGGAGGCCAACGATCAGGGGAGGGAGCCGGGGCCCCGCTCCGCCACAGTCAAGGTCTACATCACGGTCCTTGACGAGAACGACAACACCCCTCAGTTCAGCGAGAAGCGCTACATCGTCCAGGTGAGGGAGGACATACGGCCCCACACCGAGATCCTGCGCGTCACTGCCACGGACCTGGACAAGGACAACAACGCGCTGGTCCACTACAACATCATCAGCGGGAACAGCCGGGGCCAGTTCTCCATCGACAGCATCACTGGGGAGATACAGGTGGTGGCCCCGCTGGATTTTGAGGTGGAGCGGGAGTACGCCCTGAGGATCCGGGCTCAGGACGCCGGGCGCCCTCCCCTCTCTAACAACACCGGCATGGCCAGCATCCAGGTGGTGGACATCAACGACCATGCCCCCATCTTTGTCAGCACCCCTTTCCAAATCTCCGTCCTGGAGAACGCTCCGCTCGGCCACTCCGTCATCCACATCCAGGCCGTGGATGCAGACTACGGTGAGAACTCGCGCCTGGAGTACAAACTGACGGGGGTCTCGGCCGACACACCCTTCGTGGTGAACAGTGCCACGGGGTGGATCACGGTCAGCGGGCCCTTGGACCGGGAGTCGGTTGAGCACTATTTTTTTGGGGTAGAGGCTCGGGACCATGGCTCTCCATCTTTATCCGCCTCCGCCAGTGTCACCATCACTGTCATGGATGTCAATGACAACCGTCCTGAGTTTACCCAGAAGGAGTACTTCATCCGCCTGAACGAGGATGCGGCCGTAGGGACCAGTGTCCTCAGCGTCACAGCGATCGACCGGGATGTGAACAGTGCCATCACCTACCAGATCACGGGAGGCAACACGCGGAACCGCTTCTCCATCAGCACGCAAGGCGGGATGGGTCTCATCACTCTGTCTCTGCCGCTGGACTACAAACAGGAGAGGCGCTACGTGCTCACCGTGACGGCCTCTGATCGCACCCTGCGTGACAACTGCCACGTTCACATCAACATCACAGATGCCAACACACACCGGCCCGTGTTCCAGAGCGCCCACTACTCTGTGAGCATCAACGAGGACCGGCCCGTGGGCAGCACCGTAGTGGTGATCAGCGCCACGGACGATGATGTGGGGGAAAACGCCCGCATCACATACTACCTAGAAGACAACGTCCCTCAGTTTCGCATCGATCCAGACTCTGGGGCCATCACTCTCCAGGCAGGACTGGACTATGAGGACCAGGTCACGTACACGTTGGCCATCACTGCCAAGGACAACGGGATCCCCCAGAAAGCAGACACCACCTATGTTGAAATCATGGTGAATGACGTTAATGACAATGCCCCCCAGTTTGTCAGCCCTCATTACCAGGGCATGATCTCTGAGGACGCACCTCCCTTCACCAGCGTGCTCCAGATCTCTGCCACCGACCGGGATGCCCACACCAACGGGCGAGTGCAGTACACCTTCCAGAACGGGGAGGATGGGGACGGAGACTTCACCATAGAGCCCACCTCGGGGATCATTCGCACTGTCCGCAGGCTGGACCGTGAGAACGTTCCTGTCTACGAGCTGACTGCGTACGCTGTGGACAGGGGCATCCCTCCTCAGCGAACTCCTGTCCATATCCAGGTTACCATTCAGGATGTGAATGACAATGCCCCTGTCTTTCCTGCTGAAGAGTTTGAGGTCTTGGTGAAGGAGAACAGCATCGTAGGCTCCGTTGTGGCCCAAATCACAGCCATCGACCCGGATGAGGGACCCAATGCCCAGATCATGTACCAAATTGTGGAAGGCAACATCCCCGAGATATTCCAGATGGACATCTTTTCTGGAGAGCTCACAGCCTTGATAGACCTGGATTATGAGACAAAACCCGAGTACGTGATTGTAGTGCAGGCCACCTCTGCCCCTCTGGTCAGCAGAGCCACAGTCCACATCAAACTTATTGACCAGAATGACAACAGCCCTGTTCTGAAGAACTTCCAGATCCTGTTCAATAACTATGTGTCCAATAAGTCCAACACCTTCCCCTCGGGGGTCATAGGGAAGGTCCCAGCTTATGACCCAGATGTGTCTGACCGCCTCTTCTACACCTTTGAGCGGGGAAATGAACTGCACTTGTTGATTGTAAATCAATCGAGCGGGGAGCTGAGGCTGAGCCGTAAGCTGGACAACAACCGTCCACTCGTGGCCTCCATGCTGATGACTGTCACAG ATGGGATCCACAGCGTGACGGCCCAGTGTGTCCTGCGGGTGATCATCATCACGGAGGACATGTTGGCCAACAGCATCACGGTGCGGCTGGAGAACATGTGGCAGGAGCGCTTCCTCTCACCGCTGCTGTCCACGTTCCTGGAAGGGGTGGCCACCGTGCTCGCGACGCCCAAGGAGGACATCTTCATCTTCAACATCCAGAACGACACGGACGTGGGCGGCACGGTGCTCAACGTCAGCTTCTCGGCCCTggcgccgcggggcgggcgctACTTCAGCtcggaggagctgcaggagcagctgtaCATGAAGCGCATGGCGCTGACAGGCGCCTCCATGCTGGAGGTGCTGCCCTTTGACGACAACGTCTGCCTGCGGGAGCCCTGCCAGAACTACATGAAGTGTATCTCTGTACTCAAGTTCGACAGCTCAGCCCCCTTCATCGCCTCCCCCTCTACACTCTTTCGGCCCATCCACCCCATCACTGGCCTGCGGTGCCGCTGCCCGCAGGGTTTCACCGGGGACTACTGCGAAACGGAGATCAACCTCTGCTACTCCAACCCCTGCCTGAACGGTGGGATCTGCACCCGCAAGGAGGGGGGATACACGTGCGTTTGTCGCCAGCACTTCAGCG GCGAGAACTGCGAAGTGGACAGCCGCTCGGGGCGCTGCGTGCCTGGTGTGTGCCGCAACGGCGGCACCTGCACCAACGGCGCTGATGGGGGCTTCCACTGCCAGTGCCCGGCAGGCGGCTTCGAAACACCCTTCTGCGAGGTGTCCACGCGCTCCTTCCCACCGCGATCCTTCGTCATGTTCCGGGGCCTGCGCCAGCGCTTCCACCTCACCCTCGCCCTCTC GTTCAGCACCGTGGAGCCCAGCGGCCTCCTGCTCTACAATGGGCGCCTAAACGAGAGGCACGACTTCCTGGCGGTAGAGATCATCCAGGGGCAGGTCCAGCTGAAATACTCCACAG GAGAGTCTAGCACGGTGGTGAGTCCCTACCTGCCGGGGGGTGTGAGTGATGGGCAATGGCACACACTGCAGCTTCGCTACTACAACAAG CCCAAGGTCAGCGCCCTGGGGGTGGTGCAGGGCCCCTCCAAGGACAAGGTGGCCATCCTGACAGTGGATGAATGTGATGCCTCAGTGGCCCTGCAGTTTGGCAGTGAGATCGGGAACTACTCCTGTGCCGCAGAGGGTGTGCAGACCAGCTCAAAGAA GTCCCTGGACCTCACAGGTCCCTTGCTCCTCGGAGGGGTCCCCAACCTGCCAGAAAACTTCCCTGTCACTCACCGGGACTTTGTGGGATGCATGAGAGACCTATACATCGACAGCAAACGCATTGATCTGGCCTCCTACATTGCCAACAACGGAACTGCTGCAG GCTGCCATGCCAAGCACACATTCTGCGACTCCAGCCCCTGCAAGAACGGCGGCACCTGCTCTGTCAGCTGGGGGACCTACTCCTGCCTCTGTCCTGTTGGCTTCGGGGGCAAAGACTGCCGCCACC CCATGCACCATGCCCACTATTTCCAGGGCAACAGTGTCCTGACCTGGGACTTCAAGACAGATGTGAAGATCTCAGTGCCGTGGTACCTGGGTCTGGCGTTTCGGACACGCCAGCCAGACGGGGTGCTTCTGCAGGCCCATGCCGGCCAGTACACCACCCTGCTCTGCCAG CTGGCTGGGGGCCTGCTCTCCTTCATGGTGAGCCGGGGGTCCGGGCGCAGCACCAGCCTCCTCCTGGACCAGCTGTGGCTCAGCGATGGGAGATGGCACGACCTCCAGCTGGAGCTGCGGGACGTCCACAGCGGGCGAGACTCACGCTACGTCATCACCCTCACCCTGGACTTCGGGCTCTACCAG GATACAGTCGTTGTCGGAAATGAACTGCATGGCCTGAAGGTGAAACACCTGCACGTGGGGGGAGTCCTGGGCTCTGGCGAGGTGCAGAATGGGCTGAGGGGCTGCATACAG GGTGTGCGACTGGGTGACAGCATCACTGGGACCGTGCTGCCCAAGCCCAGCCATGCCCTGCGGGTGGAGGCTGGCTGCAGCGTGCCGAGCCCCTGTGACTCCAGCCCTTGCCCAGCCAACAGCGTCTGCAAGGATGAGTGGCAGAGCTACTCCTGCGTCTGCCAGCCAG GGTACTACGGAGGGGACTGCGTGGATGTGTGTCACCTCAACCCCTGCAAGAACAAGTCGGTGTGTCGCCGCAAGCCAGGCTCACCCCTGGGCTACGTGTGCGAGTGCGGAGGGAACTTTTTTGGGCAGTACTGTGAGCACAG GATGGACCAGCAGTGTCCGAAGGGCTGGTGGGGGAACCCCACCTGTGGGCCCTGTAACTGTGATGTGAACAAGGGCTTTGACCCCGACTGCAATAAAACCAACGGGCAGTGCCACTGCAAG GACTTCCACTACCGCCCCAAAGGCAGCGACACCTGCCTGCCTTGCGACTGCTACCCCGTGGGCTCCACCTCACGCTCCTGCGACAAGGAGACGGGCCGGTGCCACTGTCGGCCCGGGGTCATCGGGCGCCAGTGCAATAGCTGCGACAGCCCTTTTGCCGAGGTGACGCCCAGTGGCTGCGAGG TGCTCTACGACGGCTGCCCCAAAAGCCTGAAGGCAGGTGTGTGGTGGCCCCAGACCAAGTTTGGCTTCTCAGCTGCAGTGCTGTGTCCCAAAGGCTCCTTGG GCTTGAGGGGTGCAG GTGCAGCCATCAGACACTGTGATGAGGAGAAGGGCTGGCTGGAGCCAGATCTTTTCAACTGCACTTCACCTGCCTTCAAGGAGCTCTCCATGCTG ctggagggCTTGGAGAGGAACGAGACTGAGCTCAACACAATTGAAGCCAAGAAGCTGGCCCACCGGCTCCGGGCCGTGACGGACCACATGGACCACTACTTTGGCAATGACGTGCACATCACTTTCCGCCTGCTGTCCCGCCTCATGGCCTTTGAGAGCCGGCAGCGTGGCTTTGGACTGACAGCCACGCAGGATGCCCACTTCAATGAG AACCTGCTGCGTGCAGGCAGCTCCGTGCTGGCACCCGAGAACCGGGAGCACTGGGCCATGCTGCCACACAGTGAGCACGGCAGTGCCAGCCTCATGGAGCAGCTGCGGGACTACTCAGGCACGCTGGCCAGCAACATGAAACTCACCTACCTCAACCCTGTCGGCGTCGTCACCCCCAACATCA TGCTGAGCATCGATCGCATGGAGAACCACTCCCATATCCGCCGGCGCTACCCTCGCTACCACAGCAGCCTCTTCCGGGGCCAGCCGGCCTGGGACCCCCACACCCACGTTGTGCTGCCGCTGTCAGTGCTGAGCCCCCCAAAAGCTGAAG CTgcccccacagcagtgcccacacTGGCTGGGGGCGAAGGGAACTACACTGTGGAGAACTCCTCCCCAAGGCAGGCGCTGCCGGAGCCTGAGCCCGCTCTCACTGTGATCATCCTCATCATGTACCGCAccctgggggggctgctgcctgcacgCTACCAGGTGGATCGCCGCAGTGTCAG GCTCCCCAAGAATCCTGTGATGAACTCCCCCATCGTGAGTGTGTCTGTGTTCAGCAACCACACCTTCCTGCGGGGGCCCCTGGACACCCCTCTCGTGCTGGAATTTCACCTGCTGGAGACAGCCAACAGGAGCAAACCTCTCTGCGTCCAGTGGAACCACTCCAACCC GACCAACCCCTCTGGCTTCTGGACAGCCAGGGACTGCGAGCTTGTGTACCGAAACACCACACATGTCCACTGCCAGTGCTCCCAGTTTGGCACCTTTGGGGTTCTGATGGACAGCTCGCACCGAGAG caactgGAAGGTGACCTGGAGACATTGGCCATTGTCACCTATTCCTTGGTGTCTCTCTCCTTGgtggctctgctgctgaccttctcCTTCCTGACCTGCCTCAAAGGCCTCAAGTCCAACACACGTGGCATCCACTCCAACATATCAGTCACCCTCTTCTTCTCTGAGCTGCTCTTTCTCCTGGGCATCAACCGCACTGAGAACCAG TTTCTTTGCACTGTGATTGCCATCCTCCTCCACTGCTTCTTCCTCTCCACCTTCGCCTGGCTCTTCGTCCAGGGCCTCCACATCTACCGCATGCAGACTGAAGCCCGCAATGTCAACTTTGGAGCCATGCGTTTCTACTATGCCATCGGTTGGGGAGTGCCCGCCATCATCACCG GGCTGGCTGTTGGCCTGGATCCTGAGGGCTACGGGAACCCTGACTTCTGCTGGATTTCCATTCATGATAAGCTG ATGAATGGGGTCATGTTCCTGCTCGTGGCCAAGATGTCCTGTTCCCCAGGCCAAAAGGAGACCAAGAAGAAATCGGTTCT catgACGTTACGGAGCTCCTTTGTTCTGCTTCTAGTTATTAGCACTACCTGGCTTTTTGGCCTCTTGGCTGTCAACAACAGTGTCCTGGCTTTCCACTACCTCTACACTGTCCTCTGCAGCCTCCAG GGCCTGGCTGTGCTCGTCCTGTTCTGCGTGCTGAATGAGGAGGTACGGGAGGCCTGGAAGCTGGCCTGCCTTGGCAAGAAGGGGCAGAGCGAGGAGGCCACAAGGAGCACACAG GGCCCCAATGCCTACAACAACACAGCGCTGTTTGAGGAGAGCGGGCTCATCCGCATCACCCTGGGGGCCTCCACCATCTCATCGGTGAGCAGCGTGCGCTCTGCCCGCACCCACTCCAGCCAGCGGGCTTACCTCAG AGATAACGTGACGGCACGTCAGGGCTCGGCCCTAGatcacagcctgctgtctcaTGCTGGCCCCACGGACATCGATGTGGCCATGTTCCACCGCGATGCTGGGGGAG